A stretch of Gossypium hirsutum isolate 1008001.06 chromosome A06, Gossypium_hirsutum_v2.1, whole genome shotgun sequence DNA encodes these proteins:
- the LOC107961831 gene encoding LOW QUALITY PROTEIN: 1-phosphatidylinositol-3-phosphate 5-kinase FAB1B (The sequence of the model RefSeq protein was modified relative to this genomic sequence to represent the inferred CDS: inserted 1 base in 1 codon) yields the protein MNEGSRIIGRWMMDAPNNIFSELVSLLKSWLPWQSEAANESRDFWMPDHSCRVCYDCDAQFTLFNRRHHCRLCGRVFCAKCTANSIPAPSYDPRIPLEEQEMMRVCDYCFKQWRXGIYTNDGQVWVPDQDLCSSMLATSITSSVAFRARRFQHLHRRSIPSPRSAMRQGMCRPSQKTPKFSDDLIMDAEDPSSSQYEFSWSSIGIDDEDDDYSLDMAGSDTMHFSEDNGYYTPLSSDEMSNNDGGNIDSRSSEGILTQKVWIDDEDDEYCLYLSDSETSHFSEDDGYYTPIDFDDISNDDESQKVYPDRENIDSKSLSTSPVNRVPSPDVEGISQLVQKDEHDGDEHEASPTLYAAEPVDFENGLLWLPPEPEDEEDEREAAMFEEEDDGEGASEWEYWRKSSSFGSGESRSRDSRSNEEQKKVTKNIVDGHFRALIAQLLQVENLPLGDEFSKDSWLEIITALSWEAASLLKPYTSKGGEMDPAGYVKVKCIASGLRNESMVIKGVVCKKNVAHRRMNSIVEKPRLMILGGALEYQRVSNLLSSFDTLLLQEMDHLKMAVAKIHAHKPNILLVEKSVSRFAQEYLLEKNISLVLNIKRPLLERIARCTGAQIVPSIDHLFSQKLGYCEKFHVERFREDLGSARQGGKKLAKTLMYFEGCPKPLGCTILLRGANGDELKKAKNVIQYGIFAAYHLALETSFLADEGASLPEFPNSPMTVALPDKPSTLARSISTVPGFTTPANVKPQGPQHCSGPQRANGVPSAIISRNIQKIEETPASCLSKGTSLWSVQPTVKKSTALLSTTSEKISDAFSKKSEMGTKESSMREIMVEKSKPAFMNNGVQPLESLAHINSENNSTVVELQSGGSKATSVQQDDKNHNNQSEVSKPLNEAFPSAPSDNQSILVSLSSRCVRKGTVCERSHLFRIKYYGSFDKPLGRFLRDHLFDQSFRCNSCDLPSEAHVHCYTHRQGTLTISVKKLPEFFLPGEKEGKIWMWHRCLQCPRTNGSPPATLRRVMSDAAWGLSFGKFLELSFSNHAAASRVASCGHSLHRDCLRFYGFGRMVACFRYATIDVHSVYLPPSKLEFDYENQDWIQKETDKVDNQAEILFSEVLKSLRQIAEKQMGLGSLDSNTETSEPRHQFAELEGILQKEKLEFEESLQKSLKREGRKGEPVIDILEVNRLRRQLLFQSYMWDQRLVFAAKLENYSTQNSCNNSISGHEEKPPTEIERIKDMDMLKDGKGSECSDSTLVDAKLNTDYDQGKVNGNTNQSDAVHQEPGMNRNSNCENEDYNNLSVSQSMFDQYDNDKPKANVRRALSEGQFPVIENLSDTLDAAWTGEIWRGPVLSKKNSFSLPDFCAVDLQGDYEEKIVPKVVRSASPALFSIGSENMEDFVSWLKMPFLSFYRSYNKDFLGSASKLDTFSAYDRFNVSSFRELELQDGARLLLPVGINDTVIPVYDDELTSMISYALVSPEYHSQLSDDGDRPKDQGDSTASVPLSDSVNFQLSHSVDDLALDPHRSFSSADGLLRTRSSLIIDPLSRTKSLHVRVSFGDDGSDKVKYVVTCYYAKWFETLRKICCPSEMDFVRSLSRCKKWGAQGGKSNAFFAKTLDDRFIVKQVTKTELESFLKFAPEYFKYLSEAIRSRSPTSLAKILGIYQVTTKQPKGGKESRIDVLVMENLLFRRSVTRLYDLKGSSRSRYNPDSSGSNKVLLDQNLLEQMPTSPIFVGNKAKRLLERAVWNDTAFLAANDVMDYSLLVGVDEEKHELVLGTIDFLRQYTWDKHLETWVKASGILGGPKNASPTVISPEQYKKRFRKAMSTYFLMIPDQWSPPSVPSKSQSDTGEETGQRGTSAK from the exons ATGAATGAGGGCAGTCGGATCATTGGTAGATGGATGATGGATGCTCCTAACAACATATTTTCTGAGCTAGTTAGTTTACTAAAGTCGTGGCTCCCTTGGCAATCAGAGGCTGCTAATGAATCACGGGATTTTTGGATGCCCGATCATAGCTGCAGAGTATGCTATGACTGTGATGCCCAATTCACATTATTTAACCGTAGACACCATTGTCGACTCTGTGGCCGAGTTTTCTGTGCCAAGTGTACAGCAAACTCAATTCCTGCTCCATCTTATGACCCACGGATCCCCCTCGAAGAGCAGGAGATGATGCGGGTATGCGATTATTGTTTCAAGCAATGGA CTGGGATATATACCAATGATGGTCAAGTGTGGGTGCCTGACCAGGATCTTTGTTCCTCAATGTTGGCCACCAGTATTACCAGCTCAGTGGCATTTCGAGCCAGACGATTCCAACATTTGCATCGGAGGTCTATTCCCAGCCCTCGTTCAGCAATGAGGCAAGGCATGTGCAGGCCTAGCCAGAAAACACCCAAGTTTAGCGATGATCTTATTATGGATGCAGAAGATCCATCTTCCAGCCAATATGAGTTTTCATGGAGCAG CATTGGAATTGATGATGAGGACGATGACTACAGTTTAGATATGGCCGGTTCTGATACAATGCATTTCTCTGAAGATAATGGCTACTATACGCCTCTTAGTTCTGATGAGATGAGCAATAATGATGGAGGAAATATTGACTCAAGAAGTTCTGAGGGAATATTGACTCAAAAGGTTTGGATTGATGATGAGGATGATGAGTACTGCTTATATCTGTCTGATTCTGAGACATCGCATTTCTCTGAAGATGATGGCTACTATACTCCTATTGACTTTGATGACATTAGCAATGATGATGAGTCACAGAAAGTTTATCCTGATAGAGAAAATATCGACTCAAAAAGTTTAAGCACTTCTCCTGTCAACCGTGTTCCTTCGCCAGATGTGGAAGGAATATCACAGCTTGTGCAGAAAGATGAACACGATGGTGATGAACATGAAGCATCACCTACTTTATATGCTGCTGAGCCTGTAGATTTTGAAAATGGACTTCTTTGGCTCCCTCCTGAAccagaagatgaagaagatgagagGGAAGCTGCTATGTTTGAAGAAGAGGATGACGGTGAAGGTGCAAGTGAGTGGGAGTATTGGCGCAAGTCAAGCAGTTTCGGAAGTGGGGAATCTCGCTCTAGGGACAGTAGGTCAAATGAGGAGCAGAAGAAAGTAACAAAGAATATTGTTGATGGGCATTTTAGGGCTTTGATTGCTCAGCTTTTACAGGTCGAGAACCTTCCTTTGGGTGATGAATTTAGTAAAGATAGCTGGTTGGAGATCATCACCGCTCTTTCTTGGGAGGCTGCTTCACTTTTGAAGCCATACACAAGCAAAGGGGGAGAGATGGACCCAGCTGGATATGTTAAAGTGAAATGCATAGCTTCTGGGCTTCGCAATGAGAG TATGGTTATCAAGGGAGTTGTTTGCAAGAAAAATGTTGCTCATCGAAGAATGAATTCAATAGTAGAGAAACCTCGGTTGATGATCCTTGGTGGAGCTCTTGAATACCAGCGGGTCTCTAACCTATTGTCAAGTTTTGATACTTTGTTGCTACAG GAAATGGATCATTTGAAGATGGCTGTAGCGAAGATACATGCACATAAACCTAATATCCTTCTAGTAGAGAAATCAGTCTCTCGATTTGCCCAGGAATATCTTCTGGAGAAAAACATATCACTTGTTCTCAATATCAAGAGGCCATTATTAGAACGCATTGCACGCTGCACTGGCGCTCAAATAGTCCCTTCCATTGACCATCTCTTTTCTCAGAAGCTGGGCTACTGTGAAAAATTTCATGTTGAGAGGTTCAGGGAAGATCTTGGCTCTGCTAGGCAAGGAGGGAAGAAATTGGCCAAGACATTAATGTATTTTGAAGGCTGCCCTAAGCCATTAGGTTGCACT ATACTGCTTAGGGGTGCAAATGGAGATGAATTGAAGAAAGCCAAGAATGTAATCCAATATGGAATTTTTGCAGCTTATCACTTGGCTTTGGAGACATCATTTCTTGCCGATGAAGGAGCCTCTCTGCCAGAATTCCCCAACTCTCCAATGACTGTGGCACTTCCGGATAAACCATCAACCTTGGCAAGGTCAATATCGACAGTTCCTGGTTTTACTACCCCTGCCAATGTAAAGCCCCAGGGACCTCAACATTGTAGTGGACCACAAAGAGCTAACGGTGTTCCATCGGCAATCATCAGTCGCAATATTCAGAAGATAGAAGAAACTCCAGCATCTTGTTTGAGTAAAGGTACAAGCTTGTGGTCTGTACAACCCACTGTGAAAAAGTCAACTGCCCTTTTATCAACTACTTCTGAGAAAATTTCAGATGCATTTTCCAAGAAAAGTGAAATGGGTACCAAAGAATCCTCAATGAGGGAAATTATGGTGGAAAAAAGTAAGCCAGCTTTCATGAATAATGGTGTCCAGCCGTTGGAATCTTTGGCACACATTAACTCGGAGAATAATAGCACAGTGGTTGAACTTCAGTCAGGTGGTTCAAAGGCAACATCTGTGCAACAAGATGATAAAAACCATAATAACCAATCTGAAGTGTCAAAACCTTTAAATGAAGCATTTCCTTCTGCACCTTCTGATAATCAGAGCATTTTGGTATCTTTATCATCTCGATGTGTGCGGAAAGGGACTGTCTGCGAAAGATCCCATCTCTTTCGGATCAAATACTATGGCAGTTTTGATAAACCTTTGGGTCGATTCTTGCGGGATCATTTGTTCGATCAG AGTTTTCGATGCAATTCATGTGACTTGCCTTCAGAAGCACATGTTCACTGTTATACTCATAGACAAGGAACACTCACCATTTCTGTTAAGAAACTCCCTGAATTTTTCTTGCCTGGTGAAAAAGAGGGCAAGATCTGGATGTGGCATAGATGCTTGCAATGTCCTAGGACCAATGGTTCTCCTCCGGCGACTCTCAGAAGAGTGATGTCTGATGCTGCTTGGGGCTTATCATTTGGGAAGTTTTTGGAGCTTAGTTTCTCAAACCATGCAGCTGCGAGCAGGGTTGCTAGCTGTGGCCATTCTTTACATAGAGATTGTCTTCGTTTCTATGG ATTTGGGAGAATGGTGGCTTGCTTTCGGTATGCAACAATTGATGTTCATTCTGTCTACCTTCCACCTTCAAAACTTGAATTTGACTATGAAAATCAAGATTGGATACAGAAAGAAACAGATAAG GTGGATAACCAGGCGGAGATTCTGTTTTCTGAAGTACTAAAGTCCCTAAGGCAAATTGCTGAAAAACAAATGGGCTTGGGGTCACTTGATAGTAACACGGAAACATCTGAACCAAGACATCAATTTGCTGAATTAGAAGGAATATTACAAAAGGAGAAGCTGGAGTTTGAG GAATCATTGCAAAAGTCTTTGAAAAGGGAAGGGAGAAAAGGGGAACCTGTTATTGACATTCTTGAAGTTAATCGGTTGCGTCGGCAGTTACTTTTCCAATCTTATATGTGGGACCAACGCCTGGTTTTTGCAGCCAAATTAGAAAATTACAGCACCCAGAACAGTtgcaataattcaatttcagGACATGAGGAGAAACCTCCCACTGAAATTGAGAGGATCAAGGACATGGATATGTTGAAAGATGGAAAAGGCTCTGAATGCAGTGACTCTACTTTGGTGGATGCAAAGCTCAATACGGACTATGATCAAGGAAAAGTAAATGGAAACACAAATCAGTCGGATGCAGTCCATCAAGAACCAGGCATGAACAGAAAttcaaattgtgaaaatgaagACTACAATAATCTTTCTGTTAGCCAAAGCATGTTTGATCAATATGACAATGATAAGCCTAAGGCAAATGTGCGCAGGGCCTTGTCAGAAGGCCAGTTTCCTGTGATAGAAAATTTGTCGGATACCCTTGATGCTGCTTGGACTGGCGAAATTTGGCGAGGACCTGTATTATCTAAGAAAAATTCATTTTCACTTCCTGATTTTTGTGCTGTAGATTTGCAAGGCGATTATGAAGAAAAGATTGTGCCAAAGGTTGTTCGTTCTGCTTCTCCTGCATTGTTCAGTATAGGTTCTGAAAATATGGAAGACTTTGTAAGCTGGTTAAAAATGCCTTTCTTAAGTTTCTACCGTTCATACAACAAAGACTTTCTAGGAAGTGCTTCAAAGCTTGATACATTCAGTGCATATGATCGGTTCAATGTTTCATCGTTTAGAGAGTTGGAACTGCAAGATGGGGCTAGGCTGCTTCTGCCGGTGGGTATTAATGACACTGTTATTCCAGTTTATGATGACGAGCTCACAAGTATGATATCTTATGCTCTAGTATCGCCTGAATACCATTCCCAGCTAAGTGATGATGGGGATAGACCTAAAGACCAGGGGGATTCAACAGCCTCAGTACCCCTTTCTGATTCAGTGAATTTTCAGTTGAGCCATTCTGTTGATGATCTGGCCTTAGATCCTCATAGAAGTTTTAGTTCAGCAGATGGCCTTCTTCGAACTCGCAGCTCCCTGATTATTGACCCCCTCTCTCGTACGAAGTCTTTGCATGTCCGGGTGTCATTTGGAGATGATGGGTCAGATAAAGTGAAATATGTGGTGACTTGTTACTATGCAAAGTGGTTTGAAACATTAAGGAAAATATGTTGCCCATCAGAGATGGATTTTGTAAGGTCTCTGAGTCGCTGTAAAAAGTGGGGAGCTCAGGGTGGCAAGAGCAATGCTTTCTTTGCAAAGACCTTGGACGATCGGTTTATTGTTAAACAAGTCACAAAGACAGAGTTGgaatcatttctaaagtttgCACCTGAATATTTTAAGTACTTGTCTGAAGCAATTAGATCTAGAAGTCCAACATCCCTGGCGAAGATTCTCGGTATTTATCAG GTTACGACAAAGCAACCTAAAGGTGGGAAAGAATCGAGGATAGATGTATTGGTTATGGAGAATCTTCTGTTTAGGAGAAGTGTCACACGGCTATATGATCTCAAAGGATCTTCTAGATCTCGTTATAATCCTGATTCTAGTGGAAGCAACAAGGTTCTGCTAGATCAGAACTTGCTCGAACAAATGCCGACCTCCCCGATTTTTGTGGGTAATAAAGCGAAGCGTTTGTTGGAAAGAGCAGTATGGAATGACACTGCTTTCCTTGCA GCAAACGACGTGATGGATTACTCATTACTGGTTGGAGTGGATGAGGAGAAGCATGAGTTAGTTCTGGGAACCATTGATTTCTTGAGGCAGTATACCTGGGACAAGCATCTTGAAACTTGGGTAAAGGCTTCAGGCATCCTTGGTGGGCCAAAGAATGCATCACCCACAGTAATTTCACCTGAACAATACAAGAAAAGGTTCAGGAAAGCAATGTCAACTTATTTTCTAATGATCCCAGATCAGTGGTCTCCTCCTTCCGTTCCAAGCAAATCTCAGTCAGATACAGGTGAAGAGACGGGCCAACGTGGGACCTCAGCTAAGTGA
- the LOC107961832 gene encoding uncharacterized protein yields MSALPFIPLLPGSMRSMSVTCSVPFRVPVRTSNPVIKHANDIFMLKHNHDPGKKSSTFQMRSFSKNTVFEDQSEGVICYRDENGEIVCEGYDEGPRFPRQIPGKSYHLRDAEILDLLRHRWLQIVNGDGFGNANKGVIIVKDDS; encoded by the exons ATGTCTGCTCTTCCTTTTATTCCCCTCCTTCCGGGTAGCATGAGATCAATGTCTGTAACATGCTCTGTTCCTTTTCGTGTTCCTGTTAGAACATCAAATCCAGTTATCAAACATGCCAACGACATCTTTATGCTTAAACACAATCATGATCCTGGAAAGAAATCTTCCACATTTCAGATGAGATCATTCTCCAAGAACACG GTTTTCGAGGATCAGTCCGAGGGTGTAATCTGCTATAGagatgaaaatggagaaatagtTTGTGAAGGGTACGACGAAGGCCCTCGTTTTCCTCGACAGATTCCGGGGAAGTCCTATCATCTGAG AGATGCTGAGATCCTTGATCTTCTCCGACATAGATGGCTCCAAATTGTTAATGGTGACGGGTTCGGCAATGCTAATAAAGGTGTTATCATCGTGAAAGATGACTCCTAG